The Halioglobus maricola genome segment GCGGCAAGCGCAAACCCATGGCAGAGATCAATGTAGTGCCTTACATCGACGTGATGCTGGTGCTGCTGATTATCTTCATGGTGACAGCGCCCATGTTGATGCAGGGGGTGAAAGTCGATTTGCCTGAAGCGTCCGCTGATCCGGTAGAAAACCAGGACAGTGAGCCGCTGATTGTGTCGGTTGACGCCAGTGGGCAGCTGTTTCTGAACCTGGGGCAGGAAAAGCAGGTGTTGGCTCTCGCGACTATCAAGGACCGCGTCTCCAAGGTAATGAAGCGCAATCCGGAAAAGCCCGTGCTTATCTGGGGCGATGAAGCGGTAGCCTACGGCGACGTGGTCACCGTGATGGTGGCACTGCAACAGGCGGGTGCGCCCAGTGTCGGCCTGGTGACCGAGAACCCCGAGTGAGTTCCGAGTCCGTCTATGCCAAACCCGTGGCGCCGCGCATCATTGTGCGGCCCGCGATCGCGAGCATGGCACTGCACGGCCTGATTTTGCTATTTATGCTGTGGAACTGGACGAGCCCACTGGAAACCAAGACGATCGAGGCCAAAGTTGTACCGAAAGTGATTAATGCGCGGCTGGTCGATGCGAGTGAACTGGTGGCGAAGCCCAAGCCTAAGCCCAAGCCCAAGCCAAAACCGGCAGCGAAGCCTCGACCCAAGCCCAAGCCCAAGCCCAAGCCTGCGGTTAAAGCCACGCCGAAGCCAAAGCCCGCGCCGGCCAAGCCCAAGCCCGCTCCTCCCAAGGCTGAGCCCAAGCCAGAGCCGCGTATCACCGAGGAAGAACTCGCCGCCATTGCCCGCGCCGAATTGGCCCAGGCCATGGCCGAAGAGGACGAGGTGCTGGCCGCAGAGGCAGCGGTAACCGCTGAGGAAATGGCGATTAGTTATGCTGCGCTTATCCGTCAAACTGTCGTAAATTACTGGAGCAGGCCGCCCAGTGCGCGAAACGGCATGGAGGCTGAGTTAGAGGTTCGATTGATCCCGACAGGCGAAGTTGTGGGGGTCAGGGTAAGCCGCAGTAGCGGCAATTCGGCTTTTGATCGGTCGGCGCTCAACGCGGTGGAAAAGGCGGGCAGCTTCCCCGAATTGAAGAACCTGCCACCGAGAGAATTTGAGAAAAACTTCAGGGTATTTACCCTGCTATTCAGACCCGAGGATTTAAGATACTGATGAAACGGCTGGTATTGGCGCTGGTGCCTGTGCTCCTGACTTTGTTCGCAATGCACGCGCGGGCTCAACTCACGATTGAAATTACCCAGGGCATCGACGACCCCACGTCTATCGCTGTGGTGCCTTTTGCCTGGGCAGGCCCCGGGCCAGCTCCGGAAGACGTCTCCTGGATTGTCGACAGCGACCTGGCGCGCAGCGGCCAGTTTGCGCCGGTGGGACGTGCGGAGATGCTCGGCCGTCCCAGTACGGAGCAGGAGATCTTCTATCGCGACTGGCGCGCACTGGACACCGAGTACATTTTGATTGGGCGCACCTCGGCCTCCGGCCAGGAACTGCGTATCGAATATGAGGTGTACGATGTAACTCGCCAGACCCGGGTTTATCAGGCAGTGGAAACCGGGCCGATCAACGAGGCTCGCATGATCGCTCATCGGGTCTCCGATGGTGTGTACGAGAAGCTCACTGGTATTCGAGGCGCCTTCGCAACCCGGCTTTTGTATGTTTCAGTGACCCGGGTGCAGGGCGGCAAGGACTATTATCGCCTGACCCTGGCCGATTCCGACGGTGCTCGCCCGATCGTTCTGTTGGAATCCCGTGAGCCGATCATGGCGCCGGGCTGGTCACCCGATGGCAGCGAAATTTCCTATGTGTCCTTCGAGACGGGCCGCCCTGCGATTTATCGCCAGAACCTGGCTAGCGGCGCGCGCGAACAGCTCACCAATTTCAAGGGTTTGAATGGTGCGCCTGCATGGTCACCTGACGGTCGCAGCATGGCGATGGTCTTGTCAAAAGACGGCAGCCCCGACATTTACCTGCTCGACCTGGCAAGCAAGCAACTTACGCGGCTGACTCGTCACTATGCCATCGATACTGAGCCGACCTGGACGCCGGACGGTCGGACCCTGCTGTTTACCTCTGACCGTGGTGGCAGGCCGCAGATATATAAGTACGATATGCGCACTGCCAGCACCGAACGCCTGACCTACGAAGGGGGCTACAATGCCCGCGCCAGAGTGGCCCAGGACGGTCGTAATGTGGTGATGGTCCACCAGGTAAACGGGCGTTTTCACATTGCAATTCATGACCTTGTAACAAACCGCCTGCAAGTTCTGACTTCCACTGAATTGGATGAATCTCCCAGTATCGCGCCCAATGGCTCTATGGTATTGTACGCTACGAAACATGCGGGTCGTGGCATTCTCGCTGCGGTATCTGTCGATGGGGGAGTTAAGTTCCGCCTGCCTTCTCGAGAAGGCGATGTGCGGGAGCCAGCATGGTCACCTTATATGGAGCGCTAGCTTGTAGCGCTCTTTAAAAGCTAAGATCAGATAAATCACGGACTTTTAAGGAAGAGTACTATGAAACATCTACCTGTTGCCGGTAAGGCTATTACTCTGCTGTTCGCAGCAGCATTCCTGGCAGCTTGTTCCGGCAATTCGAAGGAACAGGAAGAAGCGGCTGCCGCCGCTGCAGCCGCCGCCGAAGCAGCGCGCGTTGCCGAGCAGCAAGCGATTGCCGCCCAGCAAGCAGAACAGCAACGTTTCCGCGATGCCGCTATCGCTGCCGGTAGTGTTTTCTTCTTCGACTACGACAGTTACACCCTCAAGCCCGAGGCTCTCGCAGCTCTGGATGCGCACATCTCCTACCTGGCTAGCAATAACGATACTGTTCGCCTGGAAGGTCACACCGATGAGCGCGGCACGCGTGAGTACAACATGGCCCTCGGTGAGCGTCGTGCCAATGCCGTGCGCGACTACATGGTCGTAAATGGCGTATCGGGTACTCGCATCGAAACTGTCAGCTACGGTGAAGAACGCCCCAACGCTTATGGTTCCGGTGAAGCAAACTGGTCCCAGAACCGGCGCGTAGAACTGAAGTAATCTCGCGATGACAGGCATGAGCAAATGGCTTGTTGCAGGCGGGCTGGTTATTGTGACCAGCCCGTTCTGCTATGTGGCGCAGGCACAGGACTATGTGGACGTTGAAGCCGAGCGACAGGGGCGCGAAAGCGCGCCGCAGACGGCTCCGACGGTGACTCCTGCCGCGGCCGACCCTTACGCCAGCCCGGCAAGCAGTGATCCTTATAGCGTGCAGCCAGCGCAATCTTACCCTGCCACCAGCTACGGTATGAGCAGTGCTCCGGCGGGTGCAGCGGTAGCCGCTCCGACTGCCCAGCCAGCTGCGGCGAGTGCCGGGCAGGGCAATGTCGGCAATCTTTTCCTGCAGGTTCAGCAGTTGCAGCAGGAAGTCATGCGCCTCAATGGCATGGTCGAGGAGCAGGCAAACGAACTGCGAATCCTCAAGGCTCAGAGTCTTGAGCGCTATGTTGATCTCGACAAGCGGCTCAACGCTGGTGGGGCCAGCGGCGGATCTTCTACCGGTACCGGCGGCTCTCAGGTAGTGCCCGCTCCTGGCGCTGGTGGTTCGATTGGTAGCAGCAGCTCCACAGAGATTCCCGGTGAAGCGGACGCCTACAAATCGGCTTACGCCCAGGTTCGGAGCCAGCAGTTTGATTCTGCGGTGACGGCTTTCAATGATTTCTTGCGCAAGTATCCTGACGGTAAGTATGCACCCAACGCCCACTACTGGCTGGGCGAGCTCTATCTGGTTGTGCAGCCGCGTGACCTGGAAGGGTCGCGCCAGGCGTTTACCTTGCTGCTCGATCAGTACCCGAGTAACGGCAAGGCGCCGGACGCCATGTACAAGTTGGGCAAGGTCTACTTCGAGAAGGGTAATCGCGAGCGCGCCCGGGAGTATATGGACCAGGTGATCAGCCAATACGGCAACACCAGCAGTTCCGCGGTCAAGCTGGCCCGGGACTTTATCTCCCAGAACTACTGAGATTCAGCGCGCCTGTGGGCGCGCCATTCCTATGTCCGACCTATCTTTCCAATCTGCTGACGCGACTCTCAACGACGGGAAGACGCTGCGTATTACCGAAATGTTCTACTCGCTGCAGGGCGAGACGCGCACTGTGGGCTTACCGACGGTCTTTGTGCGCCTGACCGGATGTCCGTTGCGTTGCGTCTATTGCGATACTGAATACGCTTTTAGTGGCGGTGAGATATTTTCGCTGGACCAGGTGGTCGATCAGGTGGCTGGCTGGAAGCCGTCCTATGTCACCGTCACGGGTGGTGAGCCTCTGGCCCAGCCCAATTGCCTGCCGCTGTTGAGCCGGTTGTGCGACGCCGGTTATGAGGTGTCGCTGGAAACCGGCGGTGCAATGAGCCTTGAAGGGGTGGACGAGCGTGTGGTCACAATACTCGATCTGAAGACGCCTGACTCGGGAGAGGTGGCTCGCAACGACTACGCCAATATTCCGCTGCTCAAGCCGCAGGATCAGGTGAAGTTTGTGATATGCGGTCGGGCTGACTACGAGTGGATGCGTTTCAAGCTCGAGGAGTACCAGTTGGTGGGGCGGGTCGATGAAATCCTGCTGTCACCGAGTCACGGCCAGTTGTCGGGTCGGGAGTTGGCCCAGTGGATACTCGACGACCATTTGCCGGTGCGTCTGCAGCTTCAACTGCACAAGATTTTGTGGGACGACGAACCGGGGCATTGATGTAATGAGCACTGAAAAGCGCGCAGTGATTCTTGTTAGCGGCGGCCTGGATTCCACCACGGTGCTGGCCATGGCTCGGGCCCAGGGCTATGCCTGTTATACGCTGAGCTTCGATTACGGCCAGCGCCACAGGGCTGAACTACTTGCAGCTGAGCGAGTGTCCGCTGTTCTGGGCGATGTCGAGCATAAGGTCGTCAAGCTGAACCTCGATTCCATCGGTGGTTCAGCCCTCACGGACACAGATCTCGCTGTGCCCGAGG includes the following:
- the tolR gene encoding protein TolR codes for the protein MAEINVVPYIDVMLVLLIIFMVTAPMLMQGVKVDLPEASADPVENQDSEPLIVSVDASGQLFLNLGQEKQVLALATIKDRVSKVMKRNPEKPVLIWGDEAVAYGDVVTVMVALQQAGAPSVGLVTENPE
- the tolA gene encoding cell envelope integrity protein TolA, with amino-acid sequence MSSESVYAKPVAPRIIVRPAIASMALHGLILLFMLWNWTSPLETKTIEAKVVPKVINARLVDASELVAKPKPKPKPKPKPAAKPRPKPKPKPKPAVKATPKPKPAPAKPKPAPPKAEPKPEPRITEEELAAIARAELAQAMAEEDEVLAAEAAVTAEEMAISYAALIRQTVVNYWSRPPSARNGMEAELEVRLIPTGEVVGVRVSRSSGNSAFDRSALNAVEKAGSFPELKNLPPREFEKNFRVFTLLFRPEDLRY
- the tolB gene encoding Tol-Pal system beta propeller repeat protein TolB, which gives rise to MKRLVLALVPVLLTLFAMHARAQLTIEITQGIDDPTSIAVVPFAWAGPGPAPEDVSWIVDSDLARSGQFAPVGRAEMLGRPSTEQEIFYRDWRALDTEYILIGRTSASGQELRIEYEVYDVTRQTRVYQAVETGPINEARMIAHRVSDGVYEKLTGIRGAFATRLLYVSVTRVQGGKDYYRLTLADSDGARPIVLLESREPIMAPGWSPDGSEISYVSFETGRPAIYRQNLASGAREQLTNFKGLNGAPAWSPDGRSMAMVLSKDGSPDIYLLDLASKQLTRLTRHYAIDTEPTWTPDGRTLLFTSDRGGRPQIYKYDMRTASTERLTYEGGYNARARVAQDGRNVVMVHQVNGRFHIAIHDLVTNRLQVLTSTELDESPSIAPNGSMVLYATKHAGRGILAAVSVDGGVKFRLPSREGDVREPAWSPYMER
- the pal gene encoding peptidoglycan-associated lipoprotein Pal; this encodes MKHLPVAGKAITLLFAAAFLAACSGNSKEQEEAAAAAAAAAEAARVAEQQAIAAQQAEQQRFRDAAIAAGSVFFFDYDSYTLKPEALAALDAHISYLASNNDTVRLEGHTDERGTREYNMALGERRANAVRDYMVVNGVSGTRIETVSYGEERPNAYGSGEANWSQNRRVELK
- the ybgF gene encoding tol-pal system protein YbgF, producing the protein MSKWLVAGGLVIVTSPFCYVAQAQDYVDVEAERQGRESAPQTAPTVTPAAADPYASPASSDPYSVQPAQSYPATSYGMSSAPAGAAVAAPTAQPAAASAGQGNVGNLFLQVQQLQQEVMRLNGMVEEQANELRILKAQSLERYVDLDKRLNAGGASGGSSTGTGGSQVVPAPGAGGSIGSSSSTEIPGEADAYKSAYAQVRSQQFDSAVTAFNDFLRKYPDGKYAPNAHYWLGELYLVVQPRDLEGSRQAFTLLLDQYPSNGKAPDAMYKLGKVYFEKGNRERAREYMDQVISQYGNTSSSAVKLARDFISQNY
- the queE gene encoding 7-carboxy-7-deazaguanine synthase QueE, which codes for MSDLSFQSADATLNDGKTLRITEMFYSLQGETRTVGLPTVFVRLTGCPLRCVYCDTEYAFSGGEIFSLDQVVDQVAGWKPSYVTVTGGEPLAQPNCLPLLSRLCDAGYEVSLETGGAMSLEGVDERVVTILDLKTPDSGEVARNDYANIPLLKPQDQVKFVICGRADYEWMRFKLEEYQLVGRVDEILLSPSHGQLSGRELAQWILDDHLPVRLQLQLHKILWDDEPGH